The Deinococcus radiopugnans ATCC 19172 nucleotide sequence GACGAGCTGAGCGCCAGCGACCACGGCACCGAGGTCACGGGCGTGATCGCGGCGAACACCAACAACGGGGCGGGCGTGGCGGGCGTGGTCTGGAGCGGCCCGCTGCTGGGCGCCGAGGTCCTGGACCGCAACGGTCTGGGCAGCACGGCAGATCTGGCCGCAGGCCTGAATTACGCCGTTCAGCAGGGTGCGCGGGTGATCAACATCAGCCTGGGCGCCCCGGATATTCAGGGCGACGCGGTGCTGGACGCCGCGCTGACCAGGGCGACGCAGGTGGCGGTGGTGGTGGCGGCGGCGGGCAACACTCCGGACGAGGGAGTGTATTACCCGGCCAGCCACCCGGACGTGATCGCGGTGGGGGCGGTGGGCAGCCGTGACACGGAGCTGGCCTGCTACAGCGCCCGCCCCGACGCCGAACACCCCCGCGCCCTGGACATTGTCGCGCCGGGCGGGGTGGGCCGGGGATGCCCCGGCTTCAGGGCAGAACTGGACCTTCCTGTACTGGCCTCCGGCGGGGACGGCAAGCAGTACAGGCTGGAGGCCGGCACCAGCTTCTCGGCCCCGGTGGTCAGCGGCGTGGTGGCCCTGATGCGCGGCGCCAATCCCAGCCTCAGCGCGGCGCAGACCCGCGCCCTGCTGCGGGGCAGCGTCAACCGGGCGGGCGGGCTGCCGCTGCTGGACGCTGCCGCCGCCGTGCGCGCCGCCCTGCCGTAGGTGCCGGGGTCTGGCCTGAAGGGGTTCGGGGGCCGGCTTCAGGGCCAGGAATAACGGCGATCCCTGCCCGCTGGGATCGCCGCGCTCTGTTCTGGATTCGCGTTCTTGGAATACTGTTGCGGGCCTCTGGCCTGCCCGTTACTGGCTCGTGTTGCCCGGCAGCATCGTGGGGGCTTGCAGATGACGCACCAGCAGGATAAAGACCACTGCCGCGTGCAGGACCAGCAGGCCAAACAGACCGTCGTCGGGGGAGGTGGCGTAGCCGTAGGCCCCCACCAGTTGAAACAGCGTCATGACCAGCAGGGCGCGCGGACGACGCTCGGGGAAACGCACGTACAGGTACAGCCCGCCGCAGATGCTGAACAGCAGCGGCAGCACGAGGGCATTCAGTATTCCTTGATCCATGCCTCATATTATCCGGCCTGTTTTCTGACAGGTCTGTCACCTGCATAGAATTCTTGCAGGACGGCAAAAAACGTGGCCGATGTCACGAAGCTGCCTCTCCTGACTGCGCCGGCCAGCGAGGCCGAGAACGGGCCGGAGGTTACAGGCGGTAGCGCTCCAGCTTGCGGGGGTCCACGGCGTGATCCGTCAGCCCGCTTACGTCCAGCCAGCCGTCCTGAAAGCGGATCGGCAGGTTCAGCAGGTCGTCTTGCAGCTTCAGCACGAAGCTCAGTTCGCACGGCTCGGTGACCTCGGCGCGGGTGGACAGCAGGGCGGCGTGCAACGTGCCCAGCCCGCTGCTGGCCTGCGATCCCACCATGCCGCGCTTGCCGTGCCGGGCGGCCTCGCGCAGCATCCACGCGCCGCCAGTAAAGCCGTTGCGGGCGGTCTTGACGTTCAGCACGTCGAAGGTGTCGAAGTCCAGCTCACGGCTCAGGTCGGCGGGCGTGAAGCAGCTGTCGTCGGCCACGATGGGCAGCGGCGTCTGAGCGTGCAGCTCGGCCCGTGCCCGCACCTCGCGCACCGGCAACGGCTCCTCGACGTACAGCAGCCCGGCCTCCCGCATGGCGTTCAGGGCGGCCAGAGCAGTATCCGGGGTCAGGGTCTCGTTGCTGTCGGCATACAGCAGCACCCCGGTCCCGAACGTGCGGCGCAGCTCGGCGATGACCGTCAGGTCGCGGGCGTGGTCCCGGCCCACCTTGACCTTCAGGCAGCGCACGCCCGCCGCCACCACCCGTTCCGCCTCGGCCAGCATCTCGGCGGGGGTGCCCAGCCCCAGGATGAAGCTGACGCGCACGCGTGGATTCGGCCCCAGCATCGTGCTGAACAGCGTCTGCCCCGCCGCGCGGGCACGGGCGTCGTGCAGCGCCATGTCCAGCGCCCCACGCGCGGTGTGGTTGTTTGCCACGCTGTTCCGCACCCGGTTCAGTCCGGCCTCGTCGGCGATGTCCAGCCCGTTCAGCGCGGGGGAGAGGTAAGCCAGGATCGCCACCACGCTGGCGGGCGTCTCGCCGTAGATGGTGGGGCGCGGCGTGGCCTCGGCCTGTCCCACCGTGCCGTCAGAGAGGGTCACGCGCACCAGCACATGTTCGGCAGCGTTCATCGCCGAATGCGCCCCCCACGCCAGCGCGGAGGTCAGCGGCAGGCGGTAGGGAATGGCCTCGATCCGCTGGACCGTGACGCCGGTCTGGGGGGGTTCTGTGCTCATGCCCATGCCTGCACCGCCTGGGCCACCTGCGCTGGAGACAGCGCCACGGTGTCCAGAATCAGCGCCCGCTGGGGCGGCAGGGTCCGCAGGTAGGTCTCGGCGGCGGCGGGATCGTACTGGCGGCGCTCGCTCAGCACGATCCGCACCTTCGCGAGAAGTTCGGCGGCGGGGCATGCCGGACCTTCCAGCGCGGCCAGACTGTCCAGGTCTTCGGGGCTGAACACCGCAGATCCGCCGGACAGGGCGGCCAGTTCGCTCCGCAGGTTGCCGTCCGTCGCGCTGGTTCCGGTCACCTGATCGAAGCCGTCCGCCCGCCCCAGCAGGCGGCGCACCCGCACCGTGTCGGGAGCCCCCAGCGCCACGAAACGCCACGCCGGAAAGTGCTGGGCAGCGTAACGGACCTCATCCAGCCCGCGCAGACCGTCGAACAGCGGGGCCGCCCCCCAGTGGCGGGTGTCGGCCAGCAGCGAGCCCAGCGCCTGGGCCATGCCGCCAGGGTGCCCGGCGCGGTACTGCGCGGTCAGGGCAAAGCGTTCCTCACGGTCGGTCACGGCGCGGCCCGCCTGCGGCCAGATCATCACGGCGTCGGCCACCTCGCGGCGGTTGGGCAAGACCTTCTGCCTCCCCAGGTTCTGCAGCGCGCTCAGCGCTGTGCTTTTGCCCACCCCGGTCACGCCCACCACCACGGTCAGCGGCAAGTGGCCCAGCGGCTGCTCGTCCGCTGCGGGCGGCGTGTCGGGAAGACGGAGATGGGGCAGGGGCAGGCGGGCGCTCACGCTGCTCAGGCTACAGGGCCGAGAGCCGGCCAGCCGCGAAAGGTCCAGCCTGCCCGGCCCTACCGGAGCCGCTCATCCCCCGGAGCCACCGCGAACACGCCGCCCCACGCCCGGTAACGGCTGACAAAATCCTGTTTCTTCTGTTGACCAGAAGGTAGTGTCACCGTGCGCGTGATCACCGCTTTCATTCCGGCAGCGGGCATGTCCACTCGTCTTGCCTCGCCCTTCTTCAAGGCGCGATCCACCATGAACGTCGGATCGGGTGCGGGCCTGCGGGCACTGATGGCCGGCTCGGAAATGCGGATCGTCCGTCCGTCATCTGCGCCGAACAGGCTGACCGTCAGTGTCTCGGCCTTCAGATCCCAGTCGGCCTGCACCAGCAGCGGCGCGGCGGTGTCGTTCGTCCAGCGCAGATCCTTGCCCGGCGCGTAGACGGCGGCGTCCAGGCCCGGTTCCTCGTAGTAGCCCACCAGATACGAGTGTTCGTGGCGCTCGGTGATGGGCAACCCGGCGTTGAAGGCGGCCCGGAACACCGTGGTGCTGACCTGACAGATGCCGCCGCCGTCCTCGGTGGACAGCGTGTCTCCCACAATCACGTAGCCGCCCTGAAAGCCGGTGGCCGAAGTGATCGGCCCGATCAGCGCATTGAAGCTGAAGGTCTGCCCCGGCGCCACCCACGCGCCCTGCACCCGCCCCGCGCCCGTGCGGATGTTGTGCACCCGGAAGTCGGGACTGCCCGCGAAGCTCGACTGGCCGCTGGCCAGATGGCCCAGTTTCTTCTCGGCGGCCCAGCGCACGCTGCGGGCCGGAGCCTCCAGCACAAGCTTCAGAGCGCTGCGCGGCTGACCGTCCCGGATCGCCCCCAGCAGCGCCGCCTCGCTGGCCTCGCGGTCTACCTTCCAGCCGGTGCGGGCCTCACCGATCCAGTCCTGGCCGATCTGGCGAAAGCGGATGTCGCGGGGCTGCCGGGCTTCGATGCCCGCATAGATGCCGTCCAGGGCCTGCCGAACTGGTTCCAGCGTGCCGCTCTGCCGGATCTGCGCGGCCTGTTCGGGCGTCAACCCAAGACTGGCTGACTTGTTGAGCAGCGGACGTTCCACCCGGTTGCCCACCAGACGCGGCTCGGGCGCCGTCCAGCGCAGCTCCATCGCCTGCGGGCGATCAGGCTCCGGCGCGGCGCGGGCGGAGGCCGCAACCGTCTGGGGTGCCGTGGGTGCCGAAGGCGGCGGGGCAACGGCAGCCACAACCGGCGCCGCCTGCGCCTGCGTCACGGCCTCGGCGGGGCCGCAGCCGGCCAGCAGAACGCCCAGCCCCGCGAGGCCCGAGGAGATCAGCAGAACTTTGAATGCGGTCATAGGATGCGTTCCCTTTTCGTGCGGTGCGAACGGTGAATGGGGAGAGGCCCGTAAGCGTCTCTCCCCATGGTGTTCCAACTGTTTTCGCTCAGGGCATCAACACGGTATCGATGACGTGAATCACGCCGTTGCTGGCCATGATGTCGGCCTTGGTCACGGTGGCGTCGTTGATCATGACCATGCCGCCGCTGGTGGAGATGTTGAGGTCTGCGCCGTTGACGGTGGTGGCGCTGGTCAATCCGGTGACCTGCGAGGCGGTGACCTTGCCGGGCACCACGTGGTACAGCAGCACGGACTTCAGCGCAGCCGGGTCATTCAGCAGGGCGTTCAGATCCGCCTGCGGAATCTTGGCGAAGGCGGCGTTGGTGGGCGCGAACACCGTGAAGGGGCCGGGGCTGCTCAGGGTTTCCACGAGTCCGGCGGCCTTCACGGCGGCCAGCAGGGTGCTGAAGTTGGGATCGTTCGACACGATGGCAGCGATGGTGTTGCCTGAGGGCATGGAGCTACCGCCGCCGGCAAAGGCGACACCGGTGAACAGCAGGGTGGTGCAAAGAAGCATCTTTTTCATGGTTGTTCCTCCTGAAGTGTGATGGCGTACTTTCAAAAAATGACCGGAACAGTCGAAGAGAACCATTCACAATTGAATATCCTGCGCTCTCTTTGATGACGCATCCTAAATGGCCCTTCTCAAAAGAGACGTACCTCGCCGTACAGTCTGTGAGCCGATTAAATTCTGGATTGGATTGCAAGAAAAAACACCGAATCCGTTTGTTGGATTCGGTGCTATTTGTCGTTTTGGCGAGAAAGGTCAGTCTTCCGGCAAGCCCACCGCGATCAACCGCAAGTCGTTGAGGTTATGCCCGCTGGGGCCGGTAACCAGGGTGTCGCCCAGCGCCGCGAAGAACGAGCCGGAATCGTTGCGCTCCAGAGACTCGCGTCCATCCAGGTCGGCTTCCCGCGCCCGTTTCAGACTGTCGGGGGTCAGGAACGCTCCGGCCGCCGGGCTGGAGCCGTCCACGCCGTCCGAACCGGCCGAGAGGGCGTAGAAGCCGTCCTCGCCCAGCGCCAGCAGCAGCGCCAGCGCAAATTCCAGGTTGCGCCCGCCCACACCGTCGCCGCGCAGGGTCACGGTGGCTTCTCCGCCCGACAGCAGCACCACTGGGGCCTGTACCGGATCGCCGTATTTCTCCACGCTGCGCGCCATCGCCGCGTGCGCCCGCGCCAGTTCGCTGGCCTCGCCCTCGAAGCTGTCCGAGAGAATGACCGCCCGCACCCCCTGGCCCTCGATGGACGCCTGTGCCGCTTCCAGCAGATGGCGGTTGGAGCCGATCACGGTGTTGGTGACGTGCGGCAGGCGGTTCGGCGTTTCGGGCACGTGACCGTCCACGCCGGCCTGAAGGTGCTGGCGGGCTTCCGGGGCCGCGATGCCGTAACGCTCCAGCACGGCCAGAGCCTCCGCGAACGTCGTGGGGTCTGGCACGGTGGGGCCGCTGGCAATCACCGAGGGATCGTCGCCCACCACATCCGAGATCAGCAGCGCCGTGACTTTCGCCCGCGTGGCCGCCGCCAGCCGTCCGCCCTTTGTGCGCGACAGGTGCTTGCGGACGGTGTTGATCTCGCCGATGTCGGCCCCCGCGCGCAGCAATTCGCGGGTCAGCGCCCCCTTCTGCTCCAGCGTCACGCCGTCCGGGGCGGCCATCAGGGCGCTGCCGCCGCCCGACACCAGCACCAGCGCCCGCTGCCCCTCGTTCAACGCGCCCAGCCGTTCCAGCGCCGCTTCCGCCGCCGCCACGCTGGAGGCGTCGGGCACCGGATGGCTGGACAGCATCAGCGTGGCCTCTGCCGGGAGTTCCAGATTCTCGGTGCCATTGGGCGCAATCACCAGGGTCTCCACGCCAGGAAAGGCTTCCAGCGCCGCACGGGCCATCGGCAGCGCCGCCTTGCCGAACGCCAGGATGAAGTCGGGCTTCTCGCCCCCCAGGTGCGGGGCCAGCAGCTTCGCCGGACTCGCGGCCTCCAGCGCGGCGCGGTACGCGTGTTCCAGCAGTGAGCGGGTGTTCATAAGACCTCGCAGGGCAAATGGGGAGAGTGGAGGTTGGCCGTACGCGGTGCGCGGGACGCGGTTAAAGCCGTTCCCGCGCACCGCGCACGGCGTTCCGCAGCCTTTATTCGAGGCCGCTCATCTCGGCGTAGAACTTCGCCATGCCGGAGTGATCCAGATCGCCGTCGCCCTGCGCGATCATGGCGTCCATGATGTTGGCGGCGATGCCGGTGGCGAACAGCGGTACCCCGGCCTCGCGGCCCGTTTCCAGTGCCAGACGCAGATCCTTGCGGTGCAACTTTGTGCGGAAGCCAGGCTTGAAGTTGCCGTCCAGAATGCGCTGCCCGTGCAGGTCAAGAATGCGGCTCTGGGCAAAGCCGCCCAGCAGCGCCTCGCGCACCTTGCCCACGTCCACGCCGGACTTCTTCGCCAGCGTCAGCGCCTCGGACACAGCCTGGATGGTCAGGCCCACCACGATCTGGTTGGCGATCTTGGTGACCTGACCCGCACCGGGGCCGCCGATGTAGACGATGTTCTTGCCCACCGCTTCAAACACGGGCCTGGCGCGGTTGAAGGCCTCCTCGCTGCCGCCCACCATGATGCTCAGGGTGGCGCCTTCCGCCCCCACCTGCCCGCCGGACACCGGGGCGTCCAGTGCGTCTGCCCCTTTGGCCGACAGTTCCTGCTGAACCTTGCGCGCGGTGTTGGGCGAGATGCTGCTCATGTCGATAAACAGCGCGCCCTGCCTGATGCCCTCAATGACGCCGCCCTCGCCCAGCGCCACCTCTTCCACCTGCGGCGAATCGGGCAGCATGGTGATGATGATGTCGCTCTGCTCCGCCACTTCACACGCGCTGTGGGCCGCCTTCGCGCCCGCCCCCACCAGCTCGTCCATCACTTCGGGGGTGCGGTTGTGGACGACGACGGAGAACCCGGCCTTGACCAGATTCAGCGCCATGGGTTTGCCCATGATGCCCAGGCCGATAAATCCGATGGTTTCTTGCTGTGCCATGTTGGTTTCTCCTTTAGTTGTGTGGGATTGAAAGGCGGCAGTCTAAGGGTCTGAGCGTCAAAGGGTCTAAGGAAAGAGAGGGGGCGCTGTTCTTAGACCCTCAGCCCCTTGACCCTTAGACCTTCGCCAACTCTTTGAGCCAGCCCAGCGTGTCTTCCGTGCGCCCTTCCGGGATGTACTCCAGACCCACGTAACCCTCGTACCCCAGGCGGTCCAGCTCGGCCAGCAGGAAGGGATAGTTGATCTCGCCGGTTCCTGGCTGGTGGCGGCCCGGCACGTCGGCCAGTTGGATGTGGGCGATGCGGTCCAGATGAGCGCGCACCGTTTCGGTCAGGCGGCCTTCCACGCGCTGCATGTGGTAGAAGTCGTACTGCAATTTCACGTTGTCGCGCCCGACTTCATCCAGCAGATCGAGGGTGTTCTGGGTGCCGTACAGGTAGAAGCCCGGCACGTCGTAGGGATTCAGCGGCTCGACGATCAGCGTCAGCCCCGCGTCGCCCAGCTTGTCGGCGGCGTACTGAAGGTTGCCCACCACCGTTTTGCGCGTGGTGGCCTCGTCGCCCTCGGCCTTCCCGACAAGGACATTGACCAGCTTCGGCCCCTGCACGCCCTTGTACAGCACGTCGGCGTAGCTCAGCGCCCGGTCCACACCCGCGCGGAACTCGTCCTGACGGCCCGGTTGAACGGCAATCCCACGGTCCCCGCCGGGCCAGTCGCCCGCCGGCAGGTTGAACAGCGCCTGCGTCTGCCCGTTCTCATCCAGCCTGGCGCGCAGCTCGGCGGCGTCGTAGGGATACGGGAACATGTACTCAATGAACTTGAACCCGGCATTGCCCGCCGCGTCGAAGCGGTCAAGAAAGTCGTGTTCCTGAAACAGCATGGTGAGGTTGGCGGCGTATTTGGGCATGGAGGCTCCTTCGGAGGGGAGGTGGGTTGTGGGCTGTAGGTTGTGGGGAAGAAGGGGGACAGGACGTGGTGCGTAGAAAAAGCTCTCTGCCTTTAGCCATCGGCCTTCTGCACGCTTTTTCCATCAACCATCACCCTTCGACCATCAACATTCAGTCCAGCATCGCAATCGCCGTCGGCGCGTCCTCGCGGGCGTCGGCCAGTTCCTCGAACTCCACCACGTTGTCCAGCTCGGTGCCCATGCTGATGTTGGTGACGCGCTCCAGAATGACTTCCAGCACCACCGGCACCTGGAACTTCTGGGCCAGCTCCCTGGCCTCTTCCAGCCCGGCCTTGATCTTGCCCGGCTCGGTCACGCGGATGGCGCGGCAGCCCAGGCCCTCGGCGACGGCCACATGATCCACGCCGTAGCCGTTCAGATCAGGGTTGTTGATGTTGTCGAAGGCCAGCTGCACCTGGTAGTCCATCTCGAAGCCGCGCTGCGACTGGCGGATCAGGCCCAGGTAGCTGTTGTTGACCAGCACATGCACGTAGGGCAGCTTGAACTGCGCGCCCACAGCCAGTTCCTCGATCATGAACTGGAAGTCGTAGTCGCCGCTCAGGGCCACCACGGTCTTGCTGCGGTCGGCGGCCACCACGCCCAGCGCGGCAGGCAATGTCCAGCCCAGCGGCCCGGCCTGTCCGGCGTTGATCCACTGGCGCGGCCCGTACACGTGCAGGAACTGCGCGGCGGCGATCTGCGACAGGCCGATGGTGCTGACATACACGGTGTCGCGCCCGAAGGACTTGAGCATTTCCTCGTACACGCGCTGCGGCTTGATCGGCACGTTGTCGTAGTGCGTCTTGCGCAGCATGGTGCGCTTGCGCTCGCGGCACTGCTCGGCCCACTCGCCGTAGTCGGGCAGTTTTCCGGCCTGCCGCAGCTCGCGCGCCACCTCCACCATCAGTTTCAGGGCCGCGCCCGCGTCGGACACGATGCCGTAGTCGGGGCCGAACACGCGCCCGATCTGGGTGGGTTCGATGTCGATATGAACGAACTTGCGGCCCTCGGTGTACTTCTCGACGCTGCCGGTGTGGCGGTTGGCCCAGCGGTTGCCGATGCCGTACACGAAGTCCGAGGCCAGCACCGTGGCGTTGCCGTACATCTGCGAGGTCTGGAGGCCCGCCATGCCCGCCATCAGCGGGTGGTCGTCGGGAATGGCGCCCCAGCCCATCAGCGTGGGAATCACCGGAATGCCGGTCAGTTCGGCGAAGGCCACCAGATCGTCGCTGGCGTCCGCGTTGATGATCCCGCCGCCCGCGACGAGCAGGGGGCGCTCCGAGGCGAACAGCAGCTCCAGCGACTTCTCGATCTGGGCGCGGCTGGCCTGCGGCTTGTAGGCGGGCAGGGCTTCGTAGGTGTCAATGTCGAACTCGATCTCGGCCATCTGCACGTCGAAGGGCAGGTCAATGTGCACGGGGCCAGGGCGGCCCGAACGCATGACGTGGAAGGCCTGCTGGAACACGCGCGGCACCAGCGCCGGCTCGCGCACCGTCACGGCCCACTTGGTCACCGGCTTGGCGATGCTCTCGATGTCCACCGCCTGGAAGTCTTCCTTGTACAGGCGGGCGCGCGGGGCCTGACCGGTGATGCACAGGATCGGCACCGAGTCCGCGATGGCCGCGTACAGCCCGGTGATCATGTCGGTGCCGGCAGGGCCGCTGGTGCCGATGCACACGCCGATGTTGCCGGACTTGGCGCGGGTGTAGCCGTCGGCCATGTGCGAGGCCCCTTCCACGTGACGGGCCAGGATGTGCTCGATTCCCCCGAGCTTCTTCATGGCCGCGTACAGCGGGTTGATCGCCGCGCCGGGAACGCCGAAGGCGATGTCCACCCCTTCCTTCTTGAGGACTTCCACCGCCGCTTCGATTGCTCTCATCTTCGCCATACGCCTTGCCTCCTGTGAACTGGTTGACCACAGAGTAAAACTTAGACGTCTATTTGTCAAACAGTGAGAATAAATTTCATTCTATAAAAATAGAGAGGCGGGAGATGTTGTGCCGTCTGCTTTTCCACAGCGCTGAAGAGCCACAGCTGATTCAGAAAATAGAAGCGTCCAGAGGCACAGGTTCCGTTTTTTGCTGGCTTCAAATCCTCAAAAAGTGCGGCCTCCCTGTTGAAAGGGGGCTGCATCTTCCATACGCTCCTTTGTGCGGCCAGTCCGTCAGGAACCGACTTTTGCGTCCGCTTCCGCTTCCTCGTCCACGGCCTGCACTTCCAGGTGGCCCACCAGTTTCATGGCAATCCCGGTCAGGGCGCGCAGCTCCTCGCCGGTCAGCACGCTCAGGGCCTGCTGCTCACGCTCGATGTGCTGGGGCAGCAGGCGTTCCACCAGTTCGCGCCCCTGCGGCGTCAGGCGCACCAGGGCCGAGCGGCGGTCTTTGGCGCTGACCACCCGCTCCACCAGACCCTTGTCCAGCAGGCGGGTCACCCGGTTGGTCATGGACGGCCCGGAGATGGCGGTCAGTTCACTCAGTTCGGTGTGCGTCAGGCCCTGCGGCGGGGCCGAGCGCAGCAGCGTCAGCAGCAGATCCCAGTTCGAGGAATTGATGCCTTCCTCCCTGTAGGTCTGCTCGATGTGGCGCGCGAAGGCGCTGCCCAGGCGGTCGAGCAACAGGCCGGTCAGCATGGGCGACGCGTCGAGTTCGGGGCGCATCCGCTGCCAGTCCTGCTCGATCCGGTTAAGCAGGGTCATGGTGTCCCTGGACAGGGGCAGGCCACTGTCTTTCTCGCCGGGGGCAACCTGGGTCATCGAACATCGTTCCGGGGTCTCGGGCGGGCATCAAAGTGCATACAGTGAAAATTGTAACCGCTGAGCGAGGCCTCAGGACGTCTTTTCTCCCTTTTCTCCCACTGCCGCCCCTGAAATGCCACTCTGTCCTCCGCCCTTTGTCTCTTCCTGGCGTGTCCCGCCCCTTTTCCCGCCTGCCCCAGCGTGCTACACTTCTCCAGTTTGCCCCCCCAGCGGGGGCGGGACTTGCTGCTTTTACCGGGCAACCCACACAGCACTGGCCGCCCACCACAGACCGTGTGGGCCGTCTGGAAGGAGAACGACCATGAAGCGTACTTACCAACCCAACGTCCGCAAGCGGGCCAAGACCCACGGCTTCCGCGCACGCATGAAAACCAAGGCTGGCCGGAACATCATCGCGCGTCGCCGGGCCAAGGGCCGCCGCCAGCTGACCGTCGCCGACGAGTAAGGCCCGTCGGAAGCGGGACCCTATCGCTCCTCCTGAACAGCCCAGCGCCACGCAGGCACGGCCCCGCCGTCCGGTGGCGCTGGACTCTTTGCGTGGGGACCGCGAGTTCCGTAAGGTCCGCAACCACGGCGTGGCGGTGCGTGATCCGCTGTTTACGCTGCGCCTGACCGAATACCGCCCGCGTTACGGCGAGGCGTGGCGGCCGCGCGCCATCATGGGCATCGTGGTGTCCAAGAAGACATTGAGGCGCGCCGTGGACCGCAACCGCGTGCGCCGCCGCGTGCGCGAGGCGCTGCGGACCCTGCCGGGGGGGCTGCCGCCGTGCCGCGCCATCCTGCTGCCCAATCCGGGCGTGCTGAGCGTGCCGTTCGCAGACCTGCAGACGGCGCTGGCCCGCGCGATTGCCAAAGCTCCTGATCAGGCCAAGCGCGGCGGCAAGTCCGGGAACCCCCGGCAATCTGGCCGCGTATCTGAGCGCGTGACCCCGGCTGCCCCCACGTCTCCCAAGGACCGCCCATGAGCCTCGCCTCACGCGGGCTGGTGGGGGCCGTGCGCTATTACCAGCGCGTACTGTCGCCGCGCAAGCCGGTGCCCACCTGCCGGTTCACGCCCACCTGCTCGGAGTACGCGGCGCAGGCCATCGAGCGTCACGGGGCGCTGGGGGGCGGCTGGCTGGCCGCGTGGCGGGTGCTGCGCTGCAATCCGCTGGTGCCGGGAGGCTACGATCCGGTTCCGGAGCACTTTCCTGGACCTTCCCCGCTGGAGGTCAGCACTCCACCTCCGGCTGCTCCACTGCCGCCTGCCTCCCAGACAAGCCCTTCCCCTAAAAAGAGACCCGTATCCTGATGAAACCCAGACTGTTACTTCTTCTGATCGCTGCCACGGGCGCGCTGCTGCTCACGGGCTGCGGGCAGACCGGGCCGCTGCCGGTGTTCGGCAAGGCCATCACCTCCAACTGGATCACCGCCGACTATGACGGCCAGCCGGGCGACGAGTACATCGCCACCAGCAACCTGCAAGACGTGGTGTTCAACGCGCGCGGCGAGGTGATCGGCTGGTTCGTCAAGAGCTACGCCGGCACCCCGTACATCAAGCGCAAGGCCGACGGCAGCGTCGATCTCAGCGGGCTTAAGGCGCAGGGCAGCCTGGTCAACATGGTGGGGGACCGCAAGGCGCTGGCCTTGAGCGGCGGCGGCCTCGATCCGGCGCAGCCTGCCGAGACCAGCGTGCCGCAGCTGAACACGGACCTCCCGGCCAACGAGCAGACCGCCGTGTTCCGGTACACCCAGAACGGCGTCTCGGTGACCAAGACGGTCACGATGCACCCGCGCAATTTCAAGATTGACCTGAAGACGGACGTCACGGGCGGCCCGGCCACCGTCAATATGCTGTTCCCCGGTCTGGGCAAGGCCGACAATCCCAGCGTGAAGGCCGTGCCGGTGGGCGGGGAACTGGCCTCCGTGCAGGGCAGCGGGACGCTGAAGGTGGACAACATCCAGTACGCCGCCCTGCAGGAAAAGCCCAACCAGCTGGCGCACGCGCTGATTATTCGCCCTCAGAAGGGCACCACCGTGGGCGCCACGCTGACCGGGGGCGAGCAGGGCCTGATCACCGCCAGCCTGCCGGCCGCCAGCAACCTGGAGGTCTACGGCGGCAAGAACGAGCTGATCCACCTGTATCAGAGCGGCTACAGCGAGTTGCCGGGGCTGTTCCAGCCGAACATCTTCGGCCAAATCAGTCTGGTGATCGTCAAGATCATGGAGTCGATCTACAAGGTGGTGGGCAACTGGGGCCTGGTGCTGCTGCTGCTGACCGTGCTGCTGCGGGCGATCATGTGGCCGCTGATGCAGGCGCAGGGCCGCACCACCGCCCGCATGCAGGT carries:
- a CDS encoding ATPase gives rise to the protein MSARLPLPHLRLPDTPPAADEQPLGHLPLTVVVGVTGVGKSTALSALQNLGRQKVLPNRREVADAVMIWPQAGRAVTDREERFALTAQYRAGHPGGMAQALGSLLADTRHWGAAPLFDGLRGLDEVRYAAQHFPAWRFVALGAPDTVRVRRLLGRADGFDQVTGTSATDGNLRSELAALSGGSAVFSPEDLDSLAALEGPACPAAELLAKVRIVLSERRQYDPAAAETYLRTLPPQRALILDTVALSPAQVAQAVQAWA
- a CDS encoding fasciclin domain-containing protein, with the translated sequence MKKMLLCTTLLFTGVAFAGGGSSMPSGNTIAAIVSNDPNFSTLLAAVKAAGLVETLSSPGPFTVFAPTNAAFAKIPQADLNALLNDPAALKSVLLYHVVPGKVTASQVTGLTSATTVNGADLNISTSGGMVMINDATVTKADIMASNGVIHVIDTVLMP
- a CDS encoding enolase C-terminal domain-like protein; translated protein: MSTEPPQTGVTVQRIEAIPYRLPLTSALAWGAHSAMNAAEHVLVRVTLSDGTVGQAEATPRPTIYGETPASVVAILAYLSPALNGLDIADEAGLNRVRNSVANNHTARGALDMALHDARARAAGQTLFSTMLGPNPRVRVSFILGLGTPAEMLAEAERVVAAGVRCLKVKVGRDHARDLTVIAELRRTFGTGVLLYADSNETLTPDTALAALNAMREAGLLYVEEPLPVREVRARAELHAQTPLPIVADDSCFTPADLSRELDFDTFDVLNVKTARNGFTGGAWMLREAARHGKRGMVGSQASSGLGTLHAALLSTRAEVTEPCELSFVLKLQDDLLNLPIRFQDGWLDVSGLTDHAVDPRKLERYRL
- a CDS encoding S8 family peptidase encodes the protein MPRRVLLPVLLLPLLLTACPGQSPAPEPDPVEPLACRSRSVAALETAPVSWPPFTADWNAARVPGQVLVLADRAAEGLSAQALAALSGVHLQAVGPGVRLARTPAGEADRAFAQRLRAAGLRVQPNYVYRALGLPNDPAFPGNAGLKIKVNTATVNAFQTYLTRSRVPEAWDALKAAGKAPQGATVAVLDSAADRNHTELQGRLSAAVSCLLPDPDGDELSASDHGTEVTGVIAANTNNGAGVAGVVWSGPLLGAEVLDRNGLGSTADLAAGLNYAVQQGARVINISLGAPDIQGDAVLDAALTRATQVAVVVAAAGNTPDEGVYYPASHPDVIAVGAVGSRDTELACYSARPDAEHPRALDIVAPGGVGRGCPGFRAELDLPVLASGGDGKQYRLEAGTSFSAPVVSGVVALMRGANPSLSAAQTRALLRGSVNRAGGLPLLDAAAAVRAALP
- a CDS encoding glycerate kinase type-2 family protein gives rise to the protein MNTRSLLEHAYRAALEAASPAKLLAPHLGGEKPDFILAFGKAALPMARAALEAFPGVETLVIAPNGTENLELPAEATLMLSSHPVPDASSVAAAEAALERLGALNEGQRALVLVSGGGSALMAAPDGVTLEQKGALTRELLRAGADIGEINTVRKHLSRTKGGRLAAATRAKVTALLISDVVGDDPSVIASGPTVPDPTTFAEALAVLERYGIAAPEARQHLQAGVDGHVPETPNRLPHVTNTVIGSNRHLLEAAQASIEGQGVRAVILSDSFEGEASELARAHAAMARSVEKYGDPVQAPVVLLSGGEATVTLRGDGVGGRNLEFALALLLALGEDGFYALSAGSDGVDGSSPAAGAFLTPDSLKRAREADLDGRESLERNDSGSFFAALGDTLVTGPSGHNLNDLRLIAVGLPED
- a CDS encoding VanW family protein, whose protein sequence is MTAFKVLLISSGLAGLGVLLAGCGPAEAVTQAQAAPVVAAVAPPPSAPTAPQTVAASARAAPEPDRPQAMELRWTAPEPRLVGNRVERPLLNKSASLGLTPEQAAQIRQSGTLEPVRQALDGIYAGIEARQPRDIRFRQIGQDWIGEARTGWKVDREASEAALLGAIRDGQPRSALKLVLEAPARSVRWAAEKKLGHLASGQSSFAGSPDFRVHNIRTGAGRVQGAWVAPGQTFSFNALIGPITSATGFQGGYVIVGDTLSTEDGGGICQVSTTVFRAAFNAGLPITERHEHSYLVGYYEEPGLDAAVYAPGKDLRWTNDTAAPLLVQADWDLKAETLTVSLFGADDGRTIRISEPAISARRPAPDPTFMVDRALKKGEARRVDMPAAGMKAVITRTVTLPSGQQKKQDFVSRYRAWGGVFAVAPGDERLR